Genomic window (Balearica regulorum gibbericeps isolate bBalReg1 chromosome Z, bBalReg1.pri, whole genome shotgun sequence):
CATTGAGACAGGGTGTTTTTTACCTTGGGTAACAAAGCCAAATGGCCAATCTCCAAACGTGTCCTGGATACAGGGAGTTTAAGATTTCCCTGAGTGTGAAGTTTCATCCAGCAACCTGTTAccttttcctggttttgctgctgcttctggctgtCTCCTCCCTCATTACAGGCTTTGGAGATTGCCCCTCCACCCTTGAACTACTTCAACTCATGGATCCTGCAGAACAcggattttgttatttttcacagttcAAGGTGTTGGATCAGCTCATGatgggagaggagtgagaagccTCCCTGTTGGCAGGGAAAGCCATTAGGTCTTCTGAGCCAGTAAGATGAAATTGGGGAGCAGGCTTCTATTAACCTGGTCAATGAGTGCAGTGACCTCAATTCCTAGGAGAGCAGCTTTAATACATCAGAGTAATGCTTTGCTGCAATAATTTTATTAGcactttaaaactgcttttgaaggTGTCTAATGGATCATGGGGGTATAAGAGTTGACTGCTGCACATGCTGCCATGTAAGGTGCTAACCTGGCTTTCTCTTGGTTGTGATGTTCTTCCTGTAATGGTTCAGGGCTtttgaacaaaaggaaaaaagatgaaaagaagtgTTGGAGGCAGGTCATTAAAATCAAGTGAGGGGTTGTCTCTGCCTTGGGTGTGCACGAATGTGTCCAACCATAGTGCTGTAATATTTACTAAGGACTTTTACATCCATTGCATGGACTTAAAAGCCACTGGGATAAATGctgaatttctttcatttgaccTTCCTTGCATTTCAGCTCAAGTTAGCTGCGTCTAAAAGCTTCTCTGTGagcactggaaaagaaagacttAAATGGATGCTGAGAGTCTCCTGTCTCATATGGCCAGGGAAAAGGAACTGGAAGGAAAACTAGCAAacagcagaaatggaaatggtgtgattaaaaattgtaaaagcCACTACCACAACAAAACTGTAATGTCAAACCACTTGCCACAAAAGCACAGGTGAACTTGATTTGAACTGGTTCCTAAAAGTCAAATGCCATGGATGGATGTCATGCATGAAAATATATGTTCCTGGACTCCACTGTTAGTGGACTCCACTGGTGCAGGATGGAATTGTGCACATGCATATCAAAGTTCAAACTTGTCTCTAAATGTTGCCTTACTCTTTATCTGCTGAGGGTCAGGTTTTCTACTGTTGTGCTGAATTAATAGTGCTCAGGGCTCATCAGATAAATAATTGTAATGATCCTGTGGAGTGGCTCCAGGGTGTTTTTGCATGGCCCATAGACTCTCTTCGGAGGAAAAGCTGGAAGAACTATTTTACCAGGTGTAGGATGGGGACCAGCCTCTTGAGAAATGGTAGATCTGGCCTTTGTCTAGGTTAAGGGAAGACCCGTGTGGGTGAACATGGaggtggagggggggaaaacTTACTCTGTGGTTTCTGCAACCAAAAGGTATGTGGCTAACAACCTAACCACAATCTACCTGAAGAACTGCCAGTTCTTTCACAGTGAGTAACACTAGTGCCTTGATGAGCAGGAAGAACCTGGGGCCAGCCCTGCCAAACTCAGATGCCCATTGCAGGTCTTTGTGGGCTCACCTCCTCCCTGGTCAGACTGGTGTGCTGTGTGGCATTAGAGAGGTGAATGCCATGGCCAAGTACTCTCTCCAAACCTCTGTCTAAAGCATGCTGGGGCTCTTCTGAGGCAAGGCAAAGAACAGATGTCACTCTGGTCATTAGCCAGTATTTATTTGCTCAGCTGGAGCTGCACTTCCCTCTGTTTGGGCATAGCTGGGAATGATGGGTCTGTTTGCTGCACAATAAGCAAGActcactttttttctgcctttgccaAGGGTGTCTTCTCTGCCATGGTTTCCCAGATGGGCAGGTCAGGATTAGGACATTGAAGGGGCTGTTCTGACCGCACCTAGTAGAGGGCAGTACTGGATGTCCTCAAGTTCTACAGGTTCCTTTGTTCTTTCAACACAAGGTCCTGTGTTGGGGTCCTGGCTCCTTGTCAAGAGGCACCTGTGTACAGAGCGTCCACCTCATGAGTCAGCCTGCAGCCTACCTGGCTGTTCCTTTCCCAGCAGGCGGAGTGTGGTGTTTGCTTTATTAGTAATTCATCAGTTGTCAAGGGGATGGGAGGGGATGAGTTAGGTATGTTTTGGCTTTGCTCCAATCTGGATTGTGTGTTGCTCAATCGGCATGTCCCGTGTTTGCAGGAGAGGTGGCGAGAGCCACCCCTGATGCCTATTTCGTGGCTTATCCCCTAGGAGCAGATACTGCCTCTGTGGCAAATAAGTAATTCTGGGATGGTGGAgttcacagaaacagaaagtcTTGATGAGTGTGTTGATGTGGGTATGTGGTTAGTAGAAATAAGGTGAGCCTTGATCCTTAGATTTGAGGATCTTgggaacaaactgaaatacttctTGTAGTTTAAGGATACTCTCAGTACCTGCTGATCTAATAATCCCTAGTATATGCCAAGAATCAATTCAGGTGAAGTCAGTGGAACATTAAAAGCATACAGATGATCAGGATTAGGGCTCCTTAAATTGCATAGTGAGTAGTGGAGAGACTTGGCCAGGCAGAAAGCCTCCAGCTGGATGACTGATGAACTGAACTGCCAGGGAAAATGGGTCTGGGCTGTTAAGGGTGAGTGTAGGAGGGATGGCTTTTGGATGTGGCTGGGAAGAGAAGGATCACCTGTTTGGAGCAAATATCTTTGAGCAAGGGCATGTGCCTCCCTTAGCTACTAGGAAACATCCCTTATCACccagaagaaacaatttttccaCCCCAAAGTGCTTGATGCATCCCTTATCTTGGACAGATGACCAAACctctggctgtgctggtggcagGTTGTCTGTGGAATATGGACTTTTCTTGATGGTGCCTGTACCGTGTTGGTGCAGCAGAGACAGGCTGGCTGTGTTGCCCTGATCCTTTCTTACATGGTTTAGCCAGAAGAAGGATATGTCTGGTTTGGGATGGTGTGAGTTGTGCTCAGAGTGCCCACAGCAGAGAGTATACCTTGGGGCTGGAACAACTGCAGGTGCCTCAGCTCAAGAAGGCAGCCCCAATCCCTCGCTGTCAGCCAGTGCCACCTGAAAGAGGATTCTGTGAATGTCAGGCTGTGTGTGATCTTCAGTTGTGTCTGTATTTCCAGGCATTAGCAAAACGCCCCCCCCCACCAATCTGTGTGCTACTATGTCAAACAATTAGCCTTTTTAACAATAAGGTTCTCAGATCCCTCATCTGAACAGTTGCACTGCAAATACTTCAGTCCAGGGTGCTGTCTGATTCTTCTCACCTGCCACCTGAAAATTAGATGGTTGGACAAAGACCTCCAGTCTCCTGGAGATGTGAACTGTGGTCTGATCTTGCTTTTGATTTTGgatctcattttatttccccCACCAGGAGATAGGTTTGTCCTGtgtcctttctccttccctgctgtcCCTGGAGATAACACCTAGatattttcactgaagtttGAAGCTTTGAAGGCTTTGGGTCATGGGTGGGCTATGATGGTGCATACAAGTGTAAGTGGAGCAGTTGCAGGCACGGGTCAGCACCTGGCCCTGATGTGAAACAGAGGGtaatttcaatttcttcttttcctcttagcTGTTTGGCTGTGGCTCTGTTGCACAGATTGTGCTCAGTAGAGGGACTCATGGAGGTTTCCTGACTGTTAACCTGGCCTTTGGCTTTGCTGTGATGCTTGGCATTTTGATCTCAGGACAGGTTTCAGGTACGTTGTGGCTCCATGTGGGCTGGATTTTACTTTTGTGACAATCGTTGTGTAGGCCTAGATGGCGGTATTGTTTGTATGCAGCACTGGTATGGAAACCAGTGTTTGTTGGCTTATCTATGGGACCTAAATTCTGCCCATGAAAATCCAATAACCACCACCCTCTCTGCAGGTGGACATCTGAACCCAGCTGTCACTTTTGCCATGTGCTTTTTGGCCCGGGAACCCTGGATCAAGCTACCAATTTATGCCCTGGCCCAAACCCTGGGGGCTTTCCTGGGAGCTGGCATAGTCTTTGGGCTGTACTACGGTAAGTGCAGAAAGTTTCTATGTTTGTTGGGGGGAGATGCGTGTTCTTCGTGACTCACTGCAGGAAGACTGGTTCCCAAGTCAGAGAAGCACTTTCTTGCAGAGCAGAGATGTGAGAAACCTCCTTACTGTGTTTCTGGGAGGTCTTTCCTGTTCCCATGATGATGATAGGTTCAAATCAGTCTGAAGGCCAACTAGCATTGTCAAAGTGCCAGTCCTTGTCCTTAAGTAATGATGACTGGATGGCCCCCCTTGTAGGTACTATCTAGATTAAAACAGatctttcagaaatgctgatgaCACACTAATAGTAATGGAGGTTTTATATCTGTGCATTGTTCCAGAGTTGTTTTTatcctcagtttaaaaaaaaaaaacaacccaaaccataaAGACTTCACCATGGATGTCTTCTGCCTTGTCTTATGTTAGCTTCCAGACACTGGGACTTCTAGCAGTTTTTGCTGCCCTTATCAGAGTGATCCTATACATTGGAAAGCATCCTAGAAATCCAGTTCCTCATGCATCTGCTTCTCCTGGGTGGTGTTCCTCATCACAGGCCAATATTCAATGGGCAAGAACTGACGCCTTCTGCTGGAAATTGCTCTTCCTCAAATATCAAGGGTCGCATTTTGACTCAGAGTTTGCCTCTTGATGCTTGTTCCTGAAAATAGGAGCAATGTTCCTCGCAACTGAGCAGAACATCTGGGTCACTGCAGCTTCTACCTGAAGGGAGGAAACTGCCACACTGGCACTAGCACCAACtgcttttcacttcagaaagaaGCAGTGGTACCTGCCTTCATCTCTGTAAACATCAGGACCTCAGTTCAACACCAGTTAGCTTTCTAGTTGGTGGGCTGCTGTCTCCTCTTCAGACAAGTTAATCCCATCTTAGCTGCCTAAACCATGAAAGAGCTACTTTCAGAAAGTGTCTGGTTTTTCTCTCTACTAACCATGAAAGGAATCTAGACAGCCCACCTAGGTTAGTTATCCAGTTTCTACATAGTGGTAGGCAAGGGGCTGACTGCTCTACAAGACAAACCTGAGAGATGAAACAAATTGTATATTGGCTTAGAGGAAAGTACATGATTTTTCTTAGTCAAAAAGCCTAAATCCTGTTTGCTGCAGGTCAGATCCATGGCAATATCTCATGTCTGGACACTAAGACTGATACCACGGGCATTTGGGTTCCTTTTGGGAGGGATTTGGAGCCAGCTTAGTGTTTACTTTTTGGTTGTCTTTCCTGGTGCCTGCCCAGCAagaaatattaggaaaaggGACTCAGGCCATCTACATATGAGCTGGACTGGTAAAATGCTGTGGTGGATGACACCCTGTTTTCCACAAGAGTGCTCTACAGCAATTGGTTTTGCAACACATAGCAATGTGGTGCTCAGGGGATTCTATCTCAATATTCATGGCTCTGTGGAGCTTACATCTTAGTCATCTTCCAAGCAGAGTCTTCTCTGTGTGTTGGAAAATGACTGACCTCTCTatctttttccctcccccccctccccagatgCCATCTGGGCTTTTGGCAGCAACCAGTTGTATGTAACAGGACAGAATGGAACTGCTGGTATCTTTGCCACCTATCCATCTCAGCATCTGAACGTTGTGAATGGATTCTTTGACCAGGTAAGAGGGTGCTGGGAGGATGAAGGTGCATTTGAAGAGGAAtctttttggggtggttttgggcCTCTCATTTAGTTAGAGAATGAAATTTAGAGAGAAGATatccagaaatgtttttagAGCAGACATGGGTATCTTGCTAGCCTATAGGAAGAGCAGAGCCAGAAAGCACCCTTAAAGCAAGGAGGCTTGCGTTAAGGGGATTAACCAGTCGTACAAGACTGGCCAGGACACCAGTTAGAAGACCACTTGGTCTCAGCCCCTGAAGAGTGAGATCATGAGGAAGGATGGCTCGTCCTCACTCCCACTGTAATACTGTGGCTGTTGCACAACCTAGAGGTCAGCTGGGTGTGGTGAGGTGGTTGGTATTGGAGGTGACTCTCTCTTCCTTAAAGTTCCCATGAACCACAAAGGGACAACAGCCACTCAACTGTCGCAGGTTGGAAGCATGTTCAGGAAGATGTCTTCAGCTTGTCTGGCTGCTCAAACAGTTTCTTTTGTAGGTAGGAAAAAAGGTGTGGGACTTGACTGAGCCTGTGGGCTGCCAGGAGAAGCACGTTCCACTCTCCATTCCTGTGGGTGCTCAGTCAAATCTGGTCTGATAATGCCATGGGATGACTAAGTGCAGATCTTTCAGTTTAGAGAATGAGTCTTAAATAAGTGGGACTTCAGAGGAGTTAAATAATTTGGTTAAAAGATTAATCTggattaatttcttcctcttccccttccctcctcagtTCATTGGCACAGCCTCCCTGATTGTTTGTGTCTTGGCTATTGTTGATCCCTACAACAACCCTGTTCCCACGGGGCTGGAAGCTTTCACTGTTGGCTTCGTTGTCCTCGTTATTGGAACCTCCATGGGCTTCAACTCTGGCTATGCTGTCAACCCTGCCAGGGACTTTGGGCCTCGTCTCTTCACAGCTATTGCTGGCTGGGGCACTGAAGTGTTCTGGTAAGTGCTTGCCAATGAAAACTTTGTGcatcaaggggaaaaaataagtcCAACTAGGTGGTAGCTCTGACATCATAAAGAGTCTTAGCATCCATAAGGTATCTTTagattttataaacatttttaaagacattgtTTGTTCTGCTCAGATTTCTTAAGAAATTGTAGAACCTTGGCAGTTTACAGCAATGAGAGCAAATGAACTAACTTTGCTATCAGGGAGGAAATCTAAGAGCATCCATGAGAAATTCAGGTATACCTTGAACACAAGCCTATCATCATTTTTTCAGTGGCAGAAAATGTAGGGCAGCTGTCAAGGAACAACAAAATCCAAGACAGCCATAAGCATTATAGACTATGTTGTGTCAAGGGATGCTTTCTTACAAGCAGTGGAAGATAAGTGAAGGTACCTAGTTCAGGCACTGCAACAGCTTCCCTCCTTTCTTGGTAGAGATACAGTCTTGGAAGTCCTGGAAGTAGCTGTTCTGAATTGCTTGTCACCTGAACTTGCAGTGGGGGGCAACATCTGCCTTGGAAATTGCTGTGGACATGTGGATACAGTTGTCTTTTGCAAGTCAATGGTGATGTTTGGAGATAACCATATCTTGCACTGTTCCAGATCCGAACACAAATATCCTAATGCATAGGCTGCAGTTCTTACcttatgccttttctttttgttttctaggaCTGGTAAACAGTGGTGGTGGGTTCCAGTTGTTGCTCCTTTCCTTGGGGCCATTGCAGGAGTGATGGTCTATCAGCTGATGATTGGATGTCATGATGAGCCTTCTCCACCCGCCTCTGAGCAGGAAACAGTCAAGCTGTCTAACATGAAGCACAAGGAAAGGGTCTGAGGAACCTGCCACCCAGATCTGGCAGATGTTCATTACTCAGGACTTCAGCTGGCAAAGGGGAGGAAGGAGTTAAGAACTTCAAGAACAACaggaagagggtttttttcctgtcttaaGATAATCtagctttttgtgtgtgtgtatatccCTGATGCATTTTCTTTAGACACTTTCCTGTGAGCCTTTCCCCAAATGCAGTATCATGTAATCTTTCCCTAGCAGAAGGGGGTTGAGGACTGTAGGAGTCAGGAGAGAATTGGGCATTGCTGTCCAAAACCTCCACTGTGGGTCAGTTGTTAAGGAATCTGGAGCTCTCTTGGGCTGTGTTGCTGACTTTGCCTGTGAGCTTGGCAAATTGCTTTCCTCCAAACCTGTGTCCCTATCTGTGGAGTGGGCATCATGCAAAACTTAACTTGTTTAGCATGGAATGGAAACGCCTAcatccctggaaaaaaaaaaaaaaaaggtctgtgaTTGTACTATGGATCAAATTCATGCCTGGTGTTGCTCTAAGGTCAATGGCTTGGCACCAGGAATAAACttgtttaaaagatttttattggCCAGACTTCTTATATCCCCCATGCATTACCAGAACATCATATAAATTAGTTGATCCATAATCTCAGAGTAGAGAGTGAGAATGCATTGGATTTGAATTTAATACTAAGACAGAGTGTTTACAAACCACTGCACCCTGGTGTTTGAAGTGATTGTTAATATTGCCGACTCCTAGAAGATAACACACAGGAAATCCTTGTTCTAGCCAGGGGCTAACCTGGAAGAAAGCTTGGCTCCCTGTAGCAGCACTTCTAATTAATCAGCTTTGTATATAAACTGCCATCAGCTAATAGCTAAGTTCCACTGGAGACATGGTGTTGCTAAAATTTTGTGTGTTCATGTAAATTTCATAatagtgttttttaaatagatttttatataaatatactcATTAAAGCTGTTACTAAATACCAGGGTTGGGATGAGTTAATTTAAAGATATGTCGGAACTGCCTAGTCTTTGACAGCATTGAGATTCTGTTGGATTTTCCTGGGGTGGCCTTAGATTATGTCATTGTGTTGTTGAAGCACCTCCTTTTCTACCTTGCAGAATTACTGGGGTATCTCTGGTACTCACAACTGAGGGTCAGGCACCTCCTGTACTAGCAGTACCGGCATTTCA
Coding sequences:
- the AQP3 gene encoding aquaporin-3, translated to MGRQKDVLAAVEAHLRIRNKLVRQALAECLGTLILVLFGCGSVAQIVLSRGTHGGFLTVNLAFGFAVMLGILISGQVSGGHLNPAVTFAMCFLAREPWIKLPIYALAQTLGAFLGAGIVFGLYYDAIWAFGSNQLYVTGQNGTAGIFATYPSQHLNVVNGFFDQFIGTASLIVCVLAIVDPYNNPVPTGLEAFTVGFVVLVIGTSMGFNSGYAVNPARDFGPRLFTAIAGWGTEVFWTGKQWWWVPVVAPFLGAIAGVMVYQLMIGCHDEPSPPASEQETVKLSNMKHKERV